Within the Catalinimonas niigatensis genome, the region CGTTCAGAAAGTAAGGGCACTAGCATTGAAGTTGAAATACCTTTATAAATGACATTTATCAAAATCATGATCGTAGATGATCATCAGTTGTTCCGGGGAGGCATGGTGTCTTTGTTGAGTAATGATGAAGATATTCAGGTGATCGGAGAAGCTTCTTCCTCTGAAGAAATGTTAAAAATTTTAGAGACTACCCAACCCCATGTAGTCTTGATTGATATTTCTATGCAAGAGATGGATGGTTTGGAAGCCATACGAACAGCTAAAAATATATATCCCGATATTAAGTTTATCGTATTGACCATGCATGCTGAAGGACAATATGTGGTAAAAGCGGTGAGAAATGGAGCCTATGGATATCTATTGAAAAATGCGGATGAAAAAGAACTTTTTGAAGCTATTCATACTGTTTTCTCAGGGAAAAAATATTTCAAAGATGAAATTTCCCAACTGATGATCGGTAATATGGCGATGGAGGGAGAACCTCATAAAAAGCTGTCCAGCCGGGAAACGGAAATACTACAGCTGGTATCAGAAGGCAAAACCACCAAAGAAATTGCCGATCAGTTGTTTGTCAGTACCCGCACCGTGGAAACACATCGGGTGAATATGATGAAAAAACTGAAAGTACAAAATACCGCTGAGCTTATTAAAAAGGCAGCGCAGCTAAAATTGCTATGACCCTCCGTAAAAATACGGATAAAAAATTACCAGCTTTTTTGGAGGTGTAAGCAGCTTGTTTTGGCGTATAATTAAGTAGACTAGTAAATAAATACTAACTACGCCATGAAAAAATTATTGATATTATTATTTATAGGAGTGTTTGTAAGTACTGTGAGCATAGCCCAAAGCAGAAATGATCTGAAAGGTCCTAAAGCTAAAAACTACAAGCACTGGAAAAATAAAGATAGTAAAACAGCTGTTTTGTTTACCTCTGAGGCTACCCCCAAGGGTCCGGCAGCAAAAAATCAAAAACATTGGAGAAACACTCCTTCTACGATAGAAAGTGCTCAATTAGTAGATATGTCTACTAACAGAGCGAAAGTCACCGGGCCAAAAGCTAAAAATAGCAAGCCCTGGGAACTGGTAGAGCAGGATAAAGAGACGGTGGTCAAAAGAGTAAACCCGGATTACATTCCTGAAGAAGCGAAAAATGAGTAACTGACTGCATATATCTTATATTAGTTTATTAGATCACGGCTTTAACGAATATTAAAGCCGTGATTTTTTTATGCCCATTATTTAAAATGGTGAGTTGAGATTTTTTCTTTTTTTAAATGAATATGTATGGCAGGAGTAAATGCCATAGTCACCTTGTTTAGTCAAAAAAAAGCAAAACATAAAAGGTAAAATATTATATTCACAGTACATTATTTTTAATTTAAAGCTATTGTTGATTATTTTGCTCTTTAATTTTTAAAAAAGCAGAATAATATGGAAAGCCGGGATAACTTTAATAGGATCAACATTGAAAAAGATCGCTTGTCAAATTCGGCTGATAACCGGCAATGGAAGAAATGGGGGCCTTACGTTACTGAAAGACAATGGGGCACCGTGCGAGAAGATTATAGCATTGATGGTAACGCCTGGAACTGCATTACGCATGATCAGGCACGTAGCATTGCCTATCGCTGGGGGGAAGAAGGCATAGCCGGATTTTGTGATCTCCAGCAGATCCTGTGTCTGGCACCCGCTTTTTGGAACGGCAAAGATCCCATTATAAAAGAAAGGCTGTTCGGCTTGACCAATCAGCAGGGAAATCACGGAGAAGATGTCAAAGAATTGTATTTTCATCTGGATTCCTCTCCTACCCATACATACTGTAAATATCTGTACAAATATCCTCAATCTACTTTCCCTTATGACGAACTGATACAGAGAAATCAGAGATCCCGTTCTTTGCCTGAATATGAGCTCCTGGACACCGCTGCTTTTCAAGACAACCGCTATTTTGATTGTTATATTGAATATGCCAAAGCTGATGTAGACGATATACTGATGAAAATCACTGTGTTTAATCGTGGTCCGCAAGCTGCTCCCATTCATGTCATGCCTCATCTTTGGTTTCGTAACTACTGGAAGCATAACAAACGCTATTCGCGGCCACGCATGGCAAGCATATCGCCAACTTGCATACAGACCACTTCCAGCCGGCACGGAAATCATTTTCTCCATCACCAGGGGGGTGAGCAACTTTTTTGTGAAAATGAAACCAACGACCTGCGATTGTATGGAAGAGAAAATGTGTACCCTTATGTAAAAGACGGCATCAATGACTATGTGGTCAATAGAGCAAAAACGGTGAATCCAGAAAAAAAAGGGACCAAATCTGCTGTTTTGCTAAAGGCAACCATTGCTGCCGGAGGTTCTCATACCTTTAGGGTACGTTTGAGTAAGGAACGCAGGAAAGCTCCCTGGGCTTACTTTGAGGATGTTTTTCGGCAACGGAAATCCGAAATGCATCAGTTTTACGAAGCACTATCTCCTAAGCATTTAAAAGAGGACCAAAAGAAACTGCTAAAAGATGCACTGAGCGGATTGCTGTGGACCAAGCAGTTTTATTATCTGGATGTATTCAAGTGGCTTTTTGGAGAACCAGGTGACGAAGCGCATTTTCAGTTGGATAAAAGAAATTTTGACTGGCAGCACCTCACCAACCGTCATATCATTTCTATGCCTGATAAGTGGGAGTACCCCTGGTACGCCGCATGGGACCTGGCTTTTCATGCCACTTCCTTTGTACAGATTGATCCCGACTTTGCCAAAGAGCAGCTACAACTGATGCTGCGCGAATATTATATGCATCCCAACGGACAAATCCCTGCCTATGAATGGAATTTTAGTGATGTCAACCCTCCGGTACATGCATGGGCAGTATGGGAAGTATATGAAAAGGATAAGCAGAAAAGTGGTATTCCTGACTGGGATTTTCTGGAAAGGGCTTTTCAGAAGCTGCTGATGAACTTCACCTGGTGGGTCAACCAGAAAGATGTAAATGGAATTGACCTGTTTGAAGGAGGATTTCTGGGTCTGGATAATATCGGAGTATTTGACCGTAACCACATGCCTCCCGGCATCAGAAAAATGCAGCAGGCAGATGCTACCAGTTGGATGGCTATGTTTTCACTCAATATGTTGAGAATGTCGCTGGAGCTATCCCGACATAACCATGCTTATGAAGAGTCTGCCGCCAAGTTTTTCCGCCATTTTCTAAATATAGCCTGGGCCATGCATCATATTGGGCAAAAAGACATTTCTCTTTGGGATGAAGAGGATGCCTTTTATTATGATGTCATACAGATGGAACATGGCGGCACCCAGAGACTTAAGGTACGTTCACTGGTAGGCATCATTCCAATTTTTGCGGTTGAAATTTTTAACAAAAGTGTTTTTGATCATTTGTATGAATTTAAAACCCGCGCGATCAATATTGTGCGTACCCGGCCTGATCTGGCTTCGCTGATCTCCAGAATTGAAGAGAAAAACGAAGAGAATGACTACCTTTTTTCTATCATGCGCGCTCATCGTCTGGAACAACTCCTGAAGAGAATGCTGGATGAAGATGAATTCTTATCAGATTATGGTATTCGCTCGCTGTCCAAATATCATCTGGAGCATCCTTTTGTATTTGAGCATCATGGCAAGCACATGATTCAGTATGAGCCGGGTGAAAGTAGCAGTGATATGTTTGGAGGAAACTCCAACTGGCGTGGTCCGATCTGGCTCCCACTCAACTACCTTATCATCCAATCGCTCCGCAAGTACTACAAGTTTTACGGTCCTTCTTATGTATATGAATTTCCCACTGGCTCAGGAGTAAAGCTTAACCTCCGTCAAATCGCTCAGGAACTGAGCAAAAGGCTACTCAGGATATTTGAAAAAGACGGTAGTGGGAAATTTCAGTACCATGCTAAACATCATGAAGAACAGTATGCGGAAGATACCCATTTTAAAGATCACCATCATTTTTATGAGTTTTTTCATGGTGATACTGGTCAGGGACTGGGGGCTTCTCATCAAACCGGATGGACAGCATTGATTGCAAACATACTACTGGAGTTAGATGATGAGGATGCTGGTCATTCGGTAGCAGCCCCTGTTGAAGTTCATTTAAAAGACCGTAGGGCGCAGGATATGCATAAAAAACAGGATATACCCTAATACTACGCTTACGTATCAATGTTTTTTTGGAAGCTCAACTCCATCGTATGGAGTTCTACAGCATACAGATGGTTGTATCTTTTCTTCTGATATACACATCCATTGTCTATCCCCAGTATCGGATATGTATCTAAACGACCTATATCGTCTTTGATCTGCTCTCTGGGGTGGATTCGGTGCCCATGAACTACAATTCTACCGCTCAGCCATGGTATGTTTACTACTGGCCTGTCATCAAATGCCCAAAGCATGCTTTCTTCATCAGCAAAGGGGTCGGGAATACTAAAATTCAGGCCGGCATGCACAAAGATAAAACGATCCTTTTCTATGAAGCGTGGCAATGAATATATGAATTCCAGGTATTTGGGATCAATATTTTTGACTAATCCTGTACCAAAACTCTTGAGTGTTTCTATTCCACCATTCCAGATTTTCCAGGAATATGCCTCTGAAGATGCAGGATGATGTAAGGCATGCAACATCATCTCTTCATGGTTACCCAAAAGACATTGCACCTTATAATTTTCTTCTTTCAGCTTCAAAATCAAGTCAAACACTCCTTTACTGGCTGGTCCACGGTCAATATAATCACCGAGCAAAAACAACTCGTCGCTCTTTTCAAACCCTATTTTTTGAAGCAATGATTCAAAAGAACGGCAACAGCCATGGATATCGCTTATCGCAAAGGTTCTCATAGGTAACAGTAAAATTTTTCAGTATCTCCATCAAAAAGTCTTTCTCTATCATCTTCAATAAATACAGAAAAACTACTTATTTATTATTAACCAAGCTATTACACTGAAGAAGTGTATTTTCAAAGGAATAATCCTCCCATATCTTAAGCTCAGCCTTGATATGACTGGCCCACCGGCGCTGTTCTTTGGTATTAAGACCATACACGGTTTCCTGATCGTATAAATCCTGATAGTTAGTTGCCTCTTTAAAATATCTATTTCTCAGAGTAAGATACTCATCAAGGTTGTTATTACTACTTTCGGATAAATTCAGTAGTTCTTTTCTCAGGTACCTGGCAAATACTTCCGCAATGTCAAAATGAATGCTTTCATGTGCAAGAAGATCAGCATGCGTGGTATCTCCAGTAAAAGAATACCTCTTTCTGAATGCTACCAGCACATTCATACACGAATCTACATGCCATACGCCTGGTACATAAATATGAGCAAGAGAAGTCACTGCTTTGGCCTGAAAACCATATTCCAAATCCTGGTTTAGGTCTGAAAATGTGTAATCACTCCATTGCAATGTGTCTTTAATATCCCATAGCTTGTATTTGATGAGGTCTAACTCCTGAGAGAAGGCAATAGAGAAAGGGCAAATCCATAAACATATTAAAAGTAAAAGAGAATGTATTATAGCCATCATACCTATCTGGTCCTGGTATCACTTTCAATCCTACCATTTAAAATAAGTATCCCTTGGTATTTATACAATCCAAAAAGAAGAAATTAAAAAGCGTACCCGGCGATTGATTTACCTAAGATGATGCTCCATACAAATGTACTCTATCCTCTACCCACGAAGTATCTGGACAGCAATTTCTTTCATTTTGTGGAGAGCTCAGTCCAACACCTGAGTTTGTAAATGCTCATCATCTTCCTGCATTTTATTCACCACTAGCTTAAACTTGCCATTTTTTGATTTAATAATCTGTTCTTCATCAATATACCTGATTTTGTATGACACATCGCCAATGTTGTCCTCTAGTTGTTTATGAAGTAGTTGCTCTTCATCCTGAGAATATTCATCTGCAACTACCAAATTGATATCAATAGCATCTGGATTTTCCTGAACAACCTGACTTAACAATATATGGTCAATTCCATCAAAGGCATTACAAATCATACCCACTCGCCTTCCATCAGGGAGTATCAGCACGTCATCTGCTCTTCCTTGAATTCTTTTAACCCTTCTTGCAAGGTAATGTGGCTGAGTATGGTCTTCTTGTAGTTCTATTACATCATCTACTTTATACCTGATCAGAGGGAAACTGGCATTGGTCAGGTTGGTAGTGATGATATGGTCCTGCTCAAACTCATTGATGGAATACAACGGCACCTGATCATACAGACCATCTTTTTCCTCTTTCAGCGCTATCGTTCTCTCTGAATTCCCATACCAGTCTATGATTCTGCTCTGGAATATTTTCTCTATTTTCTCCCGCTGATAGCTGTACAATGTTTCTGAAGATGTGAAAATAACCGGTACAGCTAAACGCTTATTCAGTACTGTAAAGAAATTAGCCAGCGATTCAACAGAACTGGGATAAGCAAGAATGGCATTTGGAGCAAAGTCTTTTATTCTTTGGTAATACCACTCCGCATTCTCCATATTGAGATGATAGCTTGACAGATACAAGGTTTTGGTGAATGGATCATATCGTTCCTTTTCACGCATATTAAGGTTTCCTCTAAGCACCACCGTTTTCATTCCCGGATGATGCCCAAACTTTATTCTATGCGCCCATTGGTACGCTCCTTCTTCTATCACTGACTGATAATCACGGTAAACTCTCACTGTAAGACCTGAGGTTCCACTGGAATTAGATGTCGTTCTGTTGAGCTTACTGCCTATAAAAATAGACTCACGGTGCTTTACTACATCATGTTTGGTAATGACAGGTAGCAAAGGCAAATCGCGTATTGATTTGATTTGGTCAGGCTTTATATGATGCTTCTTGTACAGGGAAGCGTAGAATGGTGATTGATGATAAAGTCTATTCAATAGCTTTAGAAATTTCTCTTCCTGAAGAGACTCTATTTTTGATTTATCTAGTTTCTCTAATTCCTGTACAGCTTTAAGCCTCTTGTAAAAGAAAGGGCTATATCTTAGCTGTTTTTCAAAAAATAGTTTAAAAAATGTCTTCATGAACAGGTATTTTTTGTGTTCTCTTTAGTATTTAACTAATAAAACAAATAAGTGTTCCTTGCACTAAACCCGTAATAAGTCTGGGAATCTTATTAATTTAGCGGAAAAAATTAAAGAATTGAGTGCTTAAAGGCTTGAGTTATAAGTTCATTTTTAATGAACTGTAAAGCATAAATATATCGCTTACCCTCTTATTCTTCCACCTATAGAGCTTTAATGTATTTACGTAAAACTCCATTGCGCGAATTCCTAAGCAGAATTTCGTTTGAGAGAATTTTGGTATAAAAGAAATGCAGGAAATTGAATAAAAATCTTGTCTAAGGTGCGGGTAACAAATCTGCGTTTACACGGCTGAAGAAATATTACCCAAGGCTGTATCATGAAGCAAGAATTGTCTTTTACCCAATATCCGAAAATGATCTTTGGGTTTCCTCTTTCATATTGTTTACAATAAGCTTAAACTTCCCAGATCCTGATTTAATAATCTTATCTTCAGAAATATACCTGATAGTATAGGGTGTATGACTTCCAACATAATCTTCCAATTGTTGTTTGAGAAGAGCCTCGTCCTCATTGTTATACTCTGGCGTTACCACCATATTTACATTAAAGGTGTATTGATCTTCTTGTACAATCTGACTAAGTAAAACGTGTTCTACACCATCAAATGCTCCACAAATCAAGCCCACTCTCCTTCCATCAGGAAGTGAGAGTACGTCATCACTCCTGCCTTGTATTTCTTTTGTCCTTCTCCCCGAGCTCAAAGGGAAAACATGATGATCCTCCTGTAGTAAAATGGTATCATCTACTTTATACCTGA harbors:
- a CDS encoding response regulator, whose protein sequence is MTFIKIMIVDDHQLFRGGMVSLLSNDEDIQVIGEASSSEEMLKILETTQPHVVLIDISMQEMDGLEAIRTAKNIYPDIKFIVLTMHAEGQYVVKAVRNGAYGYLLKNADEKELFEAIHTVFSGKKYFKDEISQLMIGNMAMEGEPHKKLSSRETEILQLVSEGKTTKEIADQLFVSTRTVETHRVNMMKKLKVQNTAELIKKAAQLKLL
- a CDS encoding MGH1-like glycoside hydrolase domain-containing protein, whose product is MESRDNFNRINIEKDRLSNSADNRQWKKWGPYVTERQWGTVREDYSIDGNAWNCITHDQARSIAYRWGEEGIAGFCDLQQILCLAPAFWNGKDPIIKERLFGLTNQQGNHGEDVKELYFHLDSSPTHTYCKYLYKYPQSTFPYDELIQRNQRSRSLPEYELLDTAAFQDNRYFDCYIEYAKADVDDILMKITVFNRGPQAAPIHVMPHLWFRNYWKHNKRYSRPRMASISPTCIQTTSSRHGNHFLHHQGGEQLFCENETNDLRLYGRENVYPYVKDGINDYVVNRAKTVNPEKKGTKSAVLLKATIAAGGSHTFRVRLSKERRKAPWAYFEDVFRQRKSEMHQFYEALSPKHLKEDQKKLLKDALSGLLWTKQFYYLDVFKWLFGEPGDEAHFQLDKRNFDWQHLTNRHIISMPDKWEYPWYAAWDLAFHATSFVQIDPDFAKEQLQLMLREYYMHPNGQIPAYEWNFSDVNPPVHAWAVWEVYEKDKQKSGIPDWDFLERAFQKLLMNFTWWVNQKDVNGIDLFEGGFLGLDNIGVFDRNHMPPGIRKMQQADATSWMAMFSLNMLRMSLELSRHNHAYEESAAKFFRHFLNIAWAMHHIGQKDISLWDEEDAFYYDVIQMEHGGTQRLKVRSLVGIIPIFAVEIFNKSVFDHLYEFKTRAINIVRTRPDLASLISRIEEKNEENDYLFSIMRAHRLEQLLKRMLDEDEFLSDYGIRSLSKYHLEHPFVFEHHGKHMIQYEPGESSSDMFGGNSNWRGPIWLPLNYLIIQSLRKYYKFYGPSYVYEFPTGSGVKLNLRQIAQELSKRLLRIFEKDGSGKFQYHAKHHEEQYAEDTHFKDHHHFYEFFHGDTGQGLGASHQTGWTALIANILLELDDEDAGHSVAAPVEVHLKDRRAQDMHKKQDIP
- a CDS encoding metallophosphoesterase, yielding MRTFAISDIHGCCRSFESLLQKIGFEKSDELFLLGDYIDRGPASKGVFDLILKLKEENYKVQCLLGNHEEMMLHALHHPASSEAYSWKIWNGGIETLKSFGTGLVKNIDPKYLEFIYSLPRFIEKDRFIFVHAGLNFSIPDPFADEESMLWAFDDRPVVNIPWLSGRIVVHGHRIHPREQIKDDIGRLDTYPILGIDNGCVYQKKRYNHLYAVELHTMELSFQKNIDT
- a CDS encoding phenylacetate--CoA ligase family protein, coding for MKTFFKLFFEKQLRYSPFFYKRLKAVQELEKLDKSKIESLQEEKFLKLLNRLYHQSPFYASLYKKHHIKPDQIKSIRDLPLLPVITKHDVVKHRESIFIGSKLNRTTSNSSGTSGLTVRVYRDYQSVIEEGAYQWAHRIKFGHHPGMKTVVLRGNLNMREKERYDPFTKTLYLSSYHLNMENAEWYYQRIKDFAPNAILAYPSSVESLANFFTVLNKRLAVPVIFTSSETLYSYQREKIEKIFQSRIIDWYGNSERTIALKEEKDGLYDQVPLYSINEFEQDHIITTNLTNASFPLIRYKVDDVIELQEDHTQPHYLARRVKRIQGRADDVLILPDGRRVGMICNAFDGIDHILLSQVVQENPDAIDINLVVADEYSQDEEQLLHKQLEDNIGDVSYKIRYIDEEQIIKSKNGKFKLVVNKMQEDDEHLQTQVLD